From a single Brassica rapa cultivar Chiifu-401-42 chromosome A01, CAAS_Brap_v3.01, whole genome shotgun sequence genomic region:
- the LOC103866189 gene encoding uncharacterized protein At4g26450 isoform X1 has product MHGSRQRSFGNGYRSGSRISPERHMRGRGFYASDHHQQHRGFNRGYGRGRGRSKSYQNQLPPPPLPPPPVQRRSGGGGGGDVFMEAGRLAAEYLVTQGVLPETALSSKGQNGNFRKFQSSKEAAAAPGGDRRRFVDGYNSAGSRRRSNRYDSDFDRSGSWSERSKAYEDSVSEHREEQPLAEDIASSVQRSTTSGEFMRKREGAGDSESVLDKYSLQDEAQSKTGSSSAGKEVVHDCEISKVSEGSSSLSAGSGEMKGRTGGENERQTDMEDAPVLQHCEDASINDHCGGDESFTESGIDLATLCKFEKVPTRTRSSLTAKGPKLSLSQNNKETSHVLGLLEEHQTEKQSETQGQSSVYVNDQVEDLPLVQFVENSKCNRSNSFPNSILRESSEKEAGLDLPSIHRSHSLGKGGEKRAAEDSGMEEGAKRQRNWVPVPASETNEHFNVLKTSELQCGPEGNEKTSSFSRRLIDLGPGGYAEEHQLFPASFKICDLNLGGASDGANDGKRESSQPVGFDLSMSSSSKSLDFSTSTRMSNGKEIEVIDLDNDDTPDVVKSSNNPGRKQETGAYMGINDVPDYNEGLMMVEYLDSFGNIPAINPGISTSVPQNNDVVVQDREGALGNDQAPNNTDDDSIFMSLGEIPLTFLQTWDQPPARGYEKPF; this is encoded by the exons ATGCATGGTAGTAGACAACGCAGTTTCGGGAATGGCTATAGATCTGGCTCTCGAATTTCACCTGAACGTCATATGAGAGGACGTGGCTTCTATGCCTCGGACCACCACCAGCAGCACCGTGGGTTTAACCGTGGATACGGACGTGGAAGAGGACGTTCTAAATCGTACCAGAATcagcttcctcctcctcctctccctCCTCCACCTGTTCAACGCcgaagtggtggtggtggcggcggGGACGTTTTCATGGAGGCAGGTCGTTTAGCAGCAGAGTACTTGGTTACTCAGGGTGTTTTACCAGAAACTGCTCTTTCCAGCAAGGGGCAGAATGGTAATTTCAGGAAGTTTCAGAGTTCTAAAGAAGCAGCAGCAGCTCCTGGTGGAGATAGAAGGAGGTTTGTTGATGGTTATAACTCAGCTGGATCCAGAAGGAGGTCTAACCGTTATGACTCGGATTTTGACAGGAGCGGATCTTGGTCTGAGAGGAGTAAAGCTTATGAAGACTCTGTGTCTGAGCATCGAGAGGAGCAGCCACTTGCTGAAGATATTGCTAGCTCGGTTCAGAGGTCAACAACCTCTGGTGAGTTTATGAGGAAGCGTGAAGGAGCTGGTGATTCCGAGTCTGTGTTGGACAAGTACAGTCTCCAGGATGAGGCGCAGAGTAAGACTGGTTCCTCCAGTGCTGGGAAAGAAGTTGTGCATGATTGTGAAATCTCGAAAGTGTCGGAAGGTTCTTCTAGCTTGAGTGCTGGTTCGGGGGAGATGAAAGGTAGGACTGGTGGAGAAAATGAGAGGCAGACTGATATGGAAGATGCGCCGGTTCTTCAACATTGTGAGGATGCATCTATTAATGACCATTGTGGTGGTGATGAGTCATTCACTGAGAGTGGTATTGATTTGGCAACACTGTGTAAGTTTGAGAAGGTGCCTACGAGGACACGCTCTTCCCTGACTGCTAAAGGCCCAAAGCTTTCTTTGAGTCAAAATAACAAAGAAACCTCTCATGTTCTTGGACTTCTAGAAGAACACCAAACCGAAAAGCAATCTGAGACTCAAGGCCAGTCATCTGTATATGTTAACGACCAAGTTGAAGATTTGCCTCTTGTTCAATTTGTTGAGAACAGTAAATGCAACAGGTCTAACTCTTTCCCCAATAGCATTCTCAGGGAAAGTAGTGAGAAAGAAGCAGGACTAGACTTGCCTAGCATCCACAGATCACATTCGTTGGGGAAAGGAGGCGAGAAACGGGCTGCTGAAGACAGTGGCATGGAGGAAGGAGCAAAACGACAGAGAAACTGGGTCCCTGTGCCAGCTTCTGAAACCAATGAACACTTCAACGTATTGAAAACAAGCGAACTCCAATGTGGTCCTGAAGGAAATGAGAAGACAAGCTCGTTCAGCAGGAGACTGATTGACTTAGGACCCGGGGGGTATGCAGAAGAGCATCAGCTATTTCCTGCTTCGTTTAAGATCTGTGACCTAAACCTAGGGGGAGCATCGGATGGTGCGAATGATGGCAAAAGGGAATCTAGCCAACCAGTTGGTTTTGATCTCTCGATGAGCAGTTCTAGCAAGTCTCTTGACTTCAGTACTAGTACTAGGATGAGCAATGGTAAAGAGATAGAAGTGATTGATCTGGACAATGATGATACCCCAGATGTGGTCAAGTCCAGCAACAATCCCGGGAGAAA ACAAGAAACTGGAGCATATATGGGGATCAATGACGTTCCAGACTACAATGAAGGGCTCATGATGGTAGAGTATCTTGATTCATTCGGAAACATTCCTGCAATAAACCCAGGAATCAGTACTAGTGTGCCACAGAATAACGATGTTGTCGTTCAAGACAGAGAG GGAGCTCTTGGAAATGACCAAGCACCAAATAACACAGACGACGATTCCATATTCATGTCGCTCGGAGAAATACCTTTGA CATTTTTGCAAACTTGGGACCAACCTCCAGCTCGAGGCTACGAGAAGCCTTTCTGA
- the LOC103866189 gene encoding uncharacterized protein At4g26450 isoform X2, giving the protein MHGSRQRSFGNGYRSGSRISPERHMRGRGFYASDHHQQHRGFNRGYGRGRGRSKSYQNQLPPPPLPPPPVQRRSGGGGGGDVFMEAGRLAAEYLVTQGVLPETALSSKGQNGNFRKFQSSKEAAAAPGGDRRRSGSWSERSKAYEDSVSEHREEQPLAEDIASSVQRSTTSGEFMRKREGAGDSESVLDKYSLQDEAQSKTGSSSAGKEVVHDCEISKVSEGSSSLSAGSGEMKGRTGGENERQTDMEDAPVLQHCEDASINDHCGGDESFTESGIDLATLCKFEKVPTRTRSSLTAKGPKLSLSQNNKETSHVLGLLEEHQTEKQSETQGQSSVYVNDQVEDLPLVQFVENSKCNRSNSFPNSILRESSEKEAGLDLPSIHRSHSLGKGGEKRAAEDSGMEEGAKRQRNWVPVPASETNEHFNVLKTSELQCGPEGNEKTSSFSRRLIDLGPGGYAEEHQLFPASFKICDLNLGGASDGANDGKRESSQPVGFDLSMSSSSKSLDFSTSTRMSNGKEIEVIDLDNDDTPDVVKSSNNPGRKQETGAYMGINDVPDYNEGLMMVEYLDSFGNIPAINPGISTSVPQNNDVVVQDREGALGNDQAPNNTDDDSIFMSLGEIPLTFLQTWDQPPARGYEKPF; this is encoded by the exons ATGCATGGTAGTAGACAACGCAGTTTCGGGAATGGCTATAGATCTGGCTCTCGAATTTCACCTGAACGTCATATGAGAGGACGTGGCTTCTATGCCTCGGACCACCACCAGCAGCACCGTGGGTTTAACCGTGGATACGGACGTGGAAGAGGACGTTCTAAATCGTACCAGAATcagcttcctcctcctcctctccctCCTCCACCTGTTCAACGCcgaagtggtggtggtggcggcggGGACGTTTTCATGGAGGCAGGTCGTTTAGCAGCAGAGTACTTGGTTACTCAGGGTGTTTTACCAGAAACTGCTCTTTCCAGCAAGGGGCAGAATGGTAATTTCAGGAAGTTTCAGAGTTCTAAAGAAGCAGCAGCAGCTCCTGGTGGAGATAGAAGGAG GAGCGGATCTTGGTCTGAGAGGAGTAAAGCTTATGAAGACTCTGTGTCTGAGCATCGAGAGGAGCAGCCACTTGCTGAAGATATTGCTAGCTCGGTTCAGAGGTCAACAACCTCTGGTGAGTTTATGAGGAAGCGTGAAGGAGCTGGTGATTCCGAGTCTGTGTTGGACAAGTACAGTCTCCAGGATGAGGCGCAGAGTAAGACTGGTTCCTCCAGTGCTGGGAAAGAAGTTGTGCATGATTGTGAAATCTCGAAAGTGTCGGAAGGTTCTTCTAGCTTGAGTGCTGGTTCGGGGGAGATGAAAGGTAGGACTGGTGGAGAAAATGAGAGGCAGACTGATATGGAAGATGCGCCGGTTCTTCAACATTGTGAGGATGCATCTATTAATGACCATTGTGGTGGTGATGAGTCATTCACTGAGAGTGGTATTGATTTGGCAACACTGTGTAAGTTTGAGAAGGTGCCTACGAGGACACGCTCTTCCCTGACTGCTAAAGGCCCAAAGCTTTCTTTGAGTCAAAATAACAAAGAAACCTCTCATGTTCTTGGACTTCTAGAAGAACACCAAACCGAAAAGCAATCTGAGACTCAAGGCCAGTCATCTGTATATGTTAACGACCAAGTTGAAGATTTGCCTCTTGTTCAATTTGTTGAGAACAGTAAATGCAACAGGTCTAACTCTTTCCCCAATAGCATTCTCAGGGAAAGTAGTGAGAAAGAAGCAGGACTAGACTTGCCTAGCATCCACAGATCACATTCGTTGGGGAAAGGAGGCGAGAAACGGGCTGCTGAAGACAGTGGCATGGAGGAAGGAGCAAAACGACAGAGAAACTGGGTCCCTGTGCCAGCTTCTGAAACCAATGAACACTTCAACGTATTGAAAACAAGCGAACTCCAATGTGGTCCTGAAGGAAATGAGAAGACAAGCTCGTTCAGCAGGAGACTGATTGACTTAGGACCCGGGGGGTATGCAGAAGAGCATCAGCTATTTCCTGCTTCGTTTAAGATCTGTGACCTAAACCTAGGGGGAGCATCGGATGGTGCGAATGATGGCAAAAGGGAATCTAGCCAACCAGTTGGTTTTGATCTCTCGATGAGCAGTTCTAGCAAGTCTCTTGACTTCAGTACTAGTACTAGGATGAGCAATGGTAAAGAGATAGAAGTGATTGATCTGGACAATGATGATACCCCAGATGTGGTCAAGTCCAGCAACAATCCCGGGAGAAA ACAAGAAACTGGAGCATATATGGGGATCAATGACGTTCCAGACTACAATGAAGGGCTCATGATGGTAGAGTATCTTGATTCATTCGGAAACATTCCTGCAATAAACCCAGGAATCAGTACTAGTGTGCCACAGAATAACGATGTTGTCGTTCAAGACAGAGAG GGAGCTCTTGGAAATGACCAAGCACCAAATAACACAGACGACGATTCCATATTCATGTCGCTCGGAGAAATACCTTTGA CATTTTTGCAAACTTGGGACCAACCTCCAGCTCGAGGCTACGAGAAGCCTTTCTGA
- the LOC103866206 gene encoding WPP domain-interacting protein 1, with amino-acid sequence MDLESESSALESIGDNGLIQQASINTTAAAADDDDDNGRSLDQGSFSDDSVKLVSTRSGGENETSVEVGKALNFGSHSPVLSKGRGLRKWRRIRRDLVKDTSGDMENSKVLKRGLSGSAAHSHGNKQMLFQSPEFEQESQGSVGSVNMLKSGGFDDARFMAGIGFSAGVVGLGKDDDRSSKSSTPMIISSGGQRGKDRVENSKKHRGESVEKENSHSSLESDSRKPSGSMMMNHKGMIGDEADMNGETSKRNDDAEGEGEGEESINNNNGFSEEQDPLTEAIDGFLTLQEALEKEVQQYREIGKETMTQHHEGASEISSPGSEIVALVNTVGQLEIKLEETRSMLEVKESHIRELESTTNQNKRSCGESGNVSETVVEDIFRQKIEAEIEYLIYSRSVDNLNHQMKRVETQQSLAEEQAYETLNSLDKVQTKAASLRNRAQDLQNECVETTGSIKKRACKITSCFLIQLVLLLMVVMVFMSQLVPESSDIVVVPT; translated from the exons ATGGATTTGGAGAGTGAAAGCTCTGCGCTTGAGTCTATTGGTGATAATGGTTTGATCCAACAAGCTTCCATCAACActactgctgctgctgctgatgatgatgatgataatggtaGGAGTTTGGATCAGGGGTCCTTCTCAGACGACAGTGTGAAGCTTGTTTCGACGAGAAGTGGTGGTGAAAACGAGACATCTGTTGAAGTGGGTAAAGCGTTGAACTTTGGTTCTCACTCTCCGGTACTTTCAAAGGGGCGTGGTTTGAGGAAATGGAGGCGGATCAGGAGAGACCTTGTGAAAGACACGTCTGGTGACATGGAGAATAGTAAAGTTCTGAAGAGAGGCTTGTCTGGTTCTGCTGCTCATTCGCATGGTAATAAACAGATGCTGTTTCAGTCACCGGAGTTTGAGCAAGAGAGTCAGGGATCTGTTGGGTCTGTGAATATGTTGAAAAGTGGCGGTTTTGATGATGCTAGGTTTATGGCAGGGATTGGTTTTTCAGCTGGTGTTGTTGGTTTAGGAAAGGATGATGATCGGAGTAGCAAGTCTTCTACACCAATGATTATTAGTTCAGGTGGTCAGAGAGGGAAAGATCGGGTAGAGAATAGTAAGAAGCATAGAGGAGAAAGTGTCGAGAAGGAGAACTCTCATTCCAGCTTGGAATCTGATTCAAGAAAGCCGAGTGGAAGCATGATGATGAACCACAAGGGAATGATTGGTGATGAAGCTGATATGAATGGAGAAACTTCAAAGAGAAATGACGATgctgaaggagaaggagaaggagaagagtcAATAAACAATAACAATGGTTTTTCGGAGGAACAAGATCCGTTAACAGAGGCTATTGATGGTTTCCTCACCTTGCAAGAAGCTCTTGAAAAAG AGGTTCAGCAATACCGGGAGATCGGGAAGGAAACGATGACACAGCATCATGAGGGAGCTAGTGAGATAAGCTCACCTGGCTCAGAGATTGTAGCCTTGGTGAACACTGTTGGACAGCTGGAGATCAAGCTAGAAGAAACAAGGTCCATGCTTGAGGTGAAAGAATCACACATTCGTGAGCTTGAATCCACCACGAACCAAAACAAACGCTCGTGTGGAGAATCAGGAAACGTTTCAGAGACGGTGGTCGAAGATATCTTCCGGCAAAAGATTGAAGCCGAGATTGAATATCTGATATATTCAAGATCTGTTGATAACTTGAATCATCAGATGAAGCGGGTTGAAACACAAcagtcattggcagaggagcAAGCTTATGAGACACTGAACAGCTTGGACAAAGTTCAAACGAAGGCTGCGAGTTTAAGAAACAGAGCTCAAGACCTGCAAAACGAGTGCGTAGAAACCACAGGAAGCATCAAGAAGAGAGCATGTAAGATTACTTCATGCTTTCTTATACAATTAGTATTACTGCTAATGGTAGTTATGGTGTTCATGTCTCAATTGGTGCCGGAGTCTTCTGATATCGTTGTTGTACCCACCTGa